The genome window AGGCGAGCATGCTCATCTTGGCCGGGCTGATTCCCATCAATCGCGCTGCCATCGGATTGACTGAGCAGGCGTTGATCTTTTTGCCGAGCATCGTTCTGTCCATCAGATACCACAGCAGGAACAGAATGATCAGGACGGCAGCTAAAATCCAGATGCTTTGCTGCGCGATGTTGACGCCTCCCAGTGAAATCGGCTGGTTGCTGGTGATCGGATCGAGTGCGTATGCATCCTTCCCCCAAATGAAGCTCGCCAGGCCGCGGATCAACGTAGAAATTCCGATCGTTAAGATGATCAAGCTGATCGGGCTCGCTTTCTTTACATAAGCAATTACATATCGCTGCATCATGACCCCGATCAGCGTGACAATCAGGATCGCCAACAGAGCGGCCAGTGCGTACGGGACATTCATTCCGATCATGGCTACCGTGACCATTCCACCCAGCATCAAAAATTCGCCCTGTGCCAGATTGATCACTTTGCTGACGTTGTAGATCGTGATGAATCCTACTGCGACGATGGCATAAATGCCGCCGCTGACCAAGCCATTCGCAACATACTGGAGCAATTCTGTCATGTTCGTGCTGTACCCCCTTTACCTTTCTGCCAATTACCATTTAAAACGCTTACATTTTAATTAATGGAAAAATAAAAGAGAATGAATGCCCTAGCTACTACTAGGGCTGTTTCCTGTCTGGCTCACGCGCCTACTTTTCTGGCGCTGCTTCATACACGGTCTCAAAGAATCGGACAGCCCCGGGATTCAGTAATTGATAATAGTTTTGGAAAAGCTCGTCTGCTTCTTTTCCCAGCCATAGCTGTGGCAACAATTCCTGAGGCAAATCAGGGTCGATGAACAAAAACTTCCGATACTGATGGACCAGCTTGGTTTTATTCACGAAGCAGAGGCTATCGGGAACTTCCTTGTTTTGGCGCACACTCTCTGCTAATTCTTCGTACTCCGTGCGGTATGTATCGATAAATTCTCTGTACTTGTCATTGATTTCGTCGATATTCCAGCATTTTTGTACCAGCTGCTTGGGATCGCTCCAGCCTGCATGCTCCGCCCAGAAAACTTCCACAAACTCCGTAATTTCCTGTGACTCCGTCAATTCCTTGATGGGATCAACCAAATTGTTGGGGCTGATCCAGGTGCTCGTCGTCAGCATACCGAAGCCCATCCATCCAAGCTCTTTGCGCAGCTGATCACGCAGTGCTCTGCGCTCCTCCGGGATGTTGTAGCTCACCATGCACCACTTGCCATCCCAGACACCTGTTTCCACCTTGTAGATCCTCGCTGCCGCCTCCTCCAGCCGTTTTTTGCCACGCTCGGAAACCGAATAAAAGCTGCGGTTCCCTACTTTCCGTGACTCCAGCCAGCCTTGGCGAAGCATCCGAGAAATCGCGGCGCGGACAGCTGGTTCTGACAATCCGAACTCTCCCATGAGCTTGGTCAGACTGCCAATCCAGATTTCACTGCCGTAATGACGGACATATTCACCATAAATTGTAAACAGCATGGATTGTGGCTTCACGTTTTTCTACCTCCAGATCGATTCATACCTATTCGCTGTGAAATTGTACCATAACTTTTGCATGCGCGTGAATCGACCCAGAACATATGACGCTATAATTATATAACGTTATTCTTACGTCATTATATTAAAACGTTTATAAAGAGTCAATTTATTCTGTCATATTTTTTTCCATTTCGTCGATTTCTGTCTGTAACTGCTGAAATCGCCGCTTCATTTCGTCCTTGTTAAAAATGGCTTGCGTGAACATGCCTACTCCCACTCGGTTGCGGGCGGTATCTGCCGTAACCTCGCAAATGACCCGCTTTTCGGTCACCTCCACGCAAACCGCGCGGAAGGTGACCTCTTGTCCAATGACGGCAGGACCGACGTGCTTGATATCAATGGCAAAGCCCGAGCCTTCCTCATGCTCGTCCAGATGGGGCACAAGGACGTAGCGGCCTGCTTTTTCCATGTAGTAAATCATACTGACGGTAGACATGACGGGGTGGATCACTTCCCCGTCAAAAACAGGTACCATCTCTGGCGTTACCGTCACCGTGAATTCAGCTGTCGTGCCTGGCTGCAGCTCATCTTTCAAATCGGTCACCTCCTGCAATCGATTTATACCCGTTCGATGATCGTTGCAATCCCCTGTCCGACTCCAATGCACATCGCTGCCAAGCCATAGCGGGCACCGCGACGCTCCATTTCGTACAAGAGCGTAGTGAGGATGCGTGCCCCGCTTGCGCCGAGCGGATGTCCCAGCGCGATGGCTCCGCCGTTTACGTTTACGAGCTCAGGATTTACACCTAGCTCACGTACGCTGGCCACGGCTTGAGCTGCAAAAGCCTCATTGAACTCAAACAGATCGATTTGATCAATCGTAAGCCCAGCCATCTTCAAGGCCTTGCGCGTCGCTGGTACCGGCCCGATCCCCATCACGGATGGATCGACACCTGCGACTGCGGAGGCAACAATGCGTGCGCGCGGCTTCAGTCCGGCTGCCAACGCCGCTTCCTGCTCCATGATCAGCAAGGCGCTCGCACCGTCGTTGAGACCGCTGGAATTGCCGGCAGTCACGGTGCCATCTGTCTGGAAGGCCGGCTTCAGCTTCTGCAGCTGCTCCATCGACGTTTCCGGACGGGCGTGCTCATCACGGTCAAACAGCGTGACCTCCCCCTTGCGTCCACGCAGTTCCACAGGCACGATCTCCGCTTCCCAGTAGCCTTTTTCCAATGCTTTGGCATAGTTTTGCTGGCTGCGCAGGGCAAACTCATCCTGTGCTTCACGGCTGATGCCGTATTGCTCCGCCACTTTTTCCGCTGTCTCTCCCAGACTGATCGGCGGATACATCTCTTTCATCTTGTCATTGACCAGACGCCAACCCAGCGTCGTGTCCACCAGCTGCTGATTGCCTCGCTGAAAGGAAGTAGCCGGCTTCATCATGACCAGCGGGGAACGAGTCATGCTTTCCGTTCCGCCCGCAATGTAGGTCTGCCCAGCTCCAGCTTTGATCGCAAACGCACTCTGATTGACCGCTTCAAGTCCTGAGCCGCACAGTCGGTTCACCGTGACTCCAGGCACGTCAACAGGCACGCCAGCCAGCAGCAAGGACATGCGCGCCACGTTGCGGTTGTCTTCCCCCGCCTGGTTTGCGCAGCCAAAGATGACATCGTCGATACTCGCATGATCGATCGCATTGCGCTCCAGCAGCCTGGAAATGACGAGCGCACCCAAATCATCGGGGCGCACGTCTTTGAGGGCACCGCCAATACGGCCTATCGGTGTCCGCAGAGCATCTATAATTACAGGTGTATTCATGTCTTCTCCTCCATCCTGTCCGCTGTCTTTTATTCGAATGCCTCAACCAAGGTAGCCAGTCCTTGACCGCCGCCAATGCACAAGGACACCACGCCGTAGCGCTGCTTGCGACGACGCAATTCATACAGGATGGTACCTGCCAGTCTCGCACCGCTTGCGCCGAGAGGGTGACCCAAAGCAATCGCTCCCCCGTTCACATTGGTCTTTTCCGGCGGCAAGCCGAGCTCGCGCATGCACGCGAGAGATTGGGAAGCAAACGCTTCGTTCAGCTCAAACAGGTCAATTTGGTCGATCGTCATGTCGGCTTCAGCCAGTAGTTTACGGATCGCTTCGACAGGTCCTATTCCCATGATGCGCGGATCTACTCCGGCAGTGGCGAAGTGCACGATGCGGCCCAGCGGCTTCAAACCGAATTCATCCAGCTTTTGCTTGTTCATGAGCAGCAAGGCAGCCGCTCCATCATTGATCCCGGAAGAATTTCCTGCTGTCACACTGCCATTTTTGCGAAATGCAGGAC of Brevibacillus choshinensis contains these proteins:
- a CDS encoding branched-chain amino acid ABC transporter permease, producing MTELLQYVANGLVSGGIYAIVAVGFITIYNVSKVINLAQGEFLMLGGMVTVAMIGMNVPYALAALLAILIVTLIGVMMQRYVIAYVKKASPISLIILTIGISTLIRGLASFIWGKDAYALDPITSNQPISLGGVNIAQQSIWILAAVLIILFLLWYLMDRTMLGKKINACSVNPMAARLMGISPAKMSMLAFGISGATGAIAGIVIAPLSVTSYDIGVLLGIKGFSAAILGGLGNPLGAAVAAFILGIVESLGAGYISSGMKDAIAFLVLIAMLLVKPSGIFGERSVGKGGL
- the paaX gene encoding phenylacetic acid degradation operon negative regulatory protein PaaX; its protein translation is MKPQSMLFTIYGEYVRHYGSEIWIGSLTKLMGEFGLSEPAVRAAISRMLRQGWLESRKVGNRSFYSVSERGKKRLEEAAARIYKVETGVWDGKWCMVSYNIPEERRALRDQLRKELGWMGFGMLTTSTWISPNNLVDPIKELTESQEITEFVEVFWAEHAGWSDPKQLVQKCWNIDEINDKYREFIDTYRTEYEELAESVRQNKEVPDSLCFVNKTKLVHQYRKFLFIDPDLPQELLPQLWLGKEADELFQNYYQLLNPGAVRFFETVYEAAPEK
- a CDS encoding thioesterase family protein, which produces MKDELQPGTTAEFTVTVTPEMVPVFDGEVIHPVMSTVSMIYYMEKAGRYVLVPHLDEHEEGSGFAIDIKHVGPAVIGQEVTFRAVCVEVTEKRVICEVTADTARNRVGVGMFTQAIFNKDEMKRRFQQLQTEIDEMEKNMTE
- a CDS encoding thiolase family protein, whose translation is MNTPVIIDALRTPIGRIGGALKDVRPDDLGALVISRLLERNAIDHASIDDVIFGCANQAGEDNRNVARMSLLLAGVPVDVPGVTVNRLCGSGLEAVNQSAFAIKAGAGQTYIAGGTESMTRSPLVMMKPATSFQRGNQQLVDTTLGWRLVNDKMKEMYPPISLGETAEKVAEQYGISREAQDEFALRSQQNYAKALEKGYWEAEIVPVELRGRKGEVTLFDRDEHARPETSMEQLQKLKPAFQTDGTVTAGNSSGLNDGASALLIMEQEAALAAGLKPRARIVASAVAGVDPSVMGIGPVPATRKALKMAGLTIDQIDLFEFNEAFAAQAVASVRELGVNPELVNVNGGAIALGHPLGASGARILTTLLYEMERRGARYGLAAMCIGVGQGIATIIERV